The following nucleotide sequence is from Nomascus leucogenys isolate Asia chromosome 13, Asia_NLE_v1, whole genome shotgun sequence.
aaaaatattactttcagAACCAGAAAATTTTATGAAGATTACTAAATAACACGCTAAAATGATCAAGCCACactttatctgaaaataatagtgcatttttaaagagttatatatgtatgtttatttcaaTCTGACATTTGACAATTAGCATAATTTGAAACTATGTAATGTACAGTTCTGTAAAGCATATTCCCATTcatctttcagttttattttgaaatcttaagCTCTAGGTTACATaacaaagcaagaaataaaattatgcttcAAAACTGAAGGAGCTAGAAGAATTAAAGCTGTGAAAACATCAATGATGCTTCTTACCGTTGCACCACAGGTACAATTAACTTTGGTGCCATCTTCCTCGATATATCTTAAGTTGCCAGCAATTAAACCTTTTGATGTAGATAACTGCAAAAAATAATAGACATATTTGAAACCTGCTTCACGAATATGTTTTATGCTATTAAGTCACTCCTTGTGTTCATCTGCTAAATTACTGGCATTTTCACTTGGATTGAAATTtaagagatgaaagagaaaatatgtaaagGTATTAGGAATTAAAAATGTTTGGTAATTCATCAGTTTGGTCCATtcacccaaaggaatatattgAGAATATATTACCTAAATTTATAGTGAGAAAAATGCAAGCatcaaataataacaaaagaagactatattatgttttaaaattatgttttggccaggcgtggtgactcacgcctgtaatcctagaactttgggaggccaaggcaggcagatcacgaggtcagaccatcctggctaacacggtgaaacccagtctctactaacaatacacaaaattagccgggcgtggtggcaggcgcctgtagtcccagctacttgggaggctgaagcaggagaatggcatgaacccaggaggcggagcttgcagtgagttgagatcacgccactgcactccagcctgtgtgacagagcaagactccgtctcaaaaaaaaaaaaaaaaaaattatgtttcatacaaacattttgttttaaaataaaatgttttgtattaGGTACTACTTACTATATGTAGACTCCTCCTTGACACTTTTAACATACAAGAAACGTCATTGATAATATTGTCGATGACAGTCTGGTTACCAAAGAGTTGGCTGTCAGTGTAATATATGTccctatgaaaatttaaaatacatatttttaattaaccATATTCTCTTTGAATATGACAAGTATTAGAGTGTTAACTGAAGAAAGCTTTAACTggatgaaaacacaacatataaagaaagtaaattatGAGCTATAGTTTAGTCTTACGTAACTTTTCAAAGCATATAATAAAAGTTAATCCAACTATTTCTCACGTTACATTTTGAAGAGTAATGTACTAGAACGATATATTTACCTTTTGGTTGCATAAGTGTTGCTCTGTACTAATTTATAAATCATGGACAATATTTTAAGGATTAGAgctggaaaataaaattcaacaaacaAGTTACTCATCATTTCTCTTACTGATTCAAAAGATACTGCTATCAAggattttaacttaattttagttaacatttaaaaaattatctttccaaAATGGGAGGGTTAAGTACAGAACAATTACCTGAAGAATCAGTTAAAATTAATTGCTCTATGGACAGCAAAACTGAGAGGATAATTTTGCACTGAACCACATACcttgaaaaatatgtttatgttgATAACCTACTTCCACAGTTATTGACAATGAAAAATTCTGGAAATTTATTTCATGTATGAAAGTGATCTattaaaaacaggtaaaattatttaactaggaacaaataaaattgagaagataacaaaatgtatttatccTTTATTACCAAAAGCTAAGAACAATTAACTTACCAAATTTTTGAGCTGATTTTGGTGAATCACTTTTGATCTTTCTCGTGGTGCAATGGGATACCATCTGAAGACCCACAGAATCTTCAAACCTGCCATTTTGTTTAAAGCAAAGGAATAAAGTGAAAAAGACAACTTCTAAACACCAAACAATATATACTTATGGTCTTCTGCACATCATTTAAAACCCACATTTCTTCTCAATTTAAGCACTGAAGCTTTAGGATCAACTGGTTTGAAAGCATAGATCATTCCAGGTGATAACTAAGAAATTAGGTTTGTGACATACAGAGGCACTAAGATAAACCATTTAACATAAATGATCTAACACCTTTGATTAGGGGGTGTgggagtgtgtttgtgtgtgtgtgcatacttTTTTCCTGGGAAGACATTTTTAGTGtatgtaaaatgttttcaaatatttcacaatTACTTCTCTATTCATTTTAGTAATCtactcatttaataattttacttaatttaataagctttgaaatgtttcatttctgatttacCTGCAAAATTACAttacataaaataacaattttattagGTTGTTAAGTTGAACTGCCAAGCTTCCCCTAAAGGTGGCAGAAGGCACCAGGTGGATATGTCAGGTGTAAGCTGCTTCAAAGCTAGATAAAATCCATCTTTCAAAACATGACTGAAAAGTATACAGCTTATATTACTTATATAGATAATAACAACAGCGATGAAGGAGACtcaaaatttctttcattttgtttctgtatCTCTTACAAAATATGAGAGGCTGGAAAAAACCTGTATAACTAGGTTCAAGAATTCTGATAAAGCTGTTTGCTGATTTTACCCTTTTTGGACACATGACTTAGCAGGGGCAGAAGATCTGTCAGGAGAAAGCCTTAAATGTGCTCTATGTTCAGGATACTTTTATTTTGGTCTGGTATCAGGATTGGTTATACCTCCCCTGAGCAAGTGGTTTGCTTTTGTGGCATACGTGAGAATTGCATCCATGGCATCTCCCCCTCTGACTGCTAGAAAGCTTAGCTCCAAGTATGCTGCCTATTCTTAGCAAAGTTATGAGACTTTATCACATGCATTTGGAATTCTAACCTCTTCTGGTGCTCCATTCTGTTGGTGCTAGCATTGTTTTCCTTTGCCTCATCTTTCACACCTACTTCTAGTTTACATAACCTCTCTGTATGGTATGCATTTTGTAAACTTCCTAAATCCTTTTTTTGGCAAGGTAaaggcaataaaatgaaaaaatatgaccAGAACTCTAACtcaaataatttgaataatgacatagatattacatttaaaaaataaaaatgaaaaatgcccACTTTATGTTTTCCCAGCTTGATCTGTTGTCTATCGTGAATGCAGGTGCTTCATTTCTTGCCAAGCTTGTGATTATGTCTTGGATAATATTTTCTATAGATGCAAGAACCTCAGAACTGAAACAATAAACACAGCATGATTCCATCTTAATCATAAATTTTGACTTCATAATATGTAAGATTTTCCCAGATCAATACtaaagtaactttttattttattcttttttaagactaGGTAATTGGGGTGgggttttaaaaaaagacaaaaaaaaaagactaggtaATCCATGTCAATAATTATCTCTCCCATTAAACCTTTACTACTGCATTAAAACAATtgtatttacaaataaatttcatttgCTTGTAATTTTACTTCTCAAGCAATTACCAGTTGAAGGTCTCCCTTTTACATTAATGACTAAATTTACAACTATATTTTTATCTACACTTCATATTAACCTACTGTAATCTAGCTGAACTTGAATACAAACTTGACTTGACATACTActgataaatgttttaattaaaaagtgataCAATATTAGCTTTGAATTTCTTTCCCAAAAATGCAAtgcaaaaatttcaaaagaaacacCTTTTGTGGTCGCACATTACCCTAGTTGATCTCATGCCTTAAAATCAGCTCTTTTGAAATTTAGCgatacaaaaaggaaaatgtttaatCACTACCCTGGAAAGAATAAATTGTGAGTTCTGCAACAAACGGTTGACTTGGCAGCTATTACGCCACTCTACAGCAAAATGCGAAGACTAAGCCCAGTTTTCTGTCAGCTGACTGTTAATTTCACAAGCCATCAGCTTCAAAAAATGTTGTTCTGTTATAAACACCATTAACTTATTGTCTAGGAAGAGAAATCAAATGCACTCTAGAAAACGGGCAAAATGTTGAGAGTTTTAATTTCCACAGGAACTTCAGAGTTTTTACTGAAAACTTGtgtttcagaaaatgtattttaaaacatttaatctaTTCTAATATTGGGAAGTAAAAACTGACCCAAAAGTAAAAACTGAcccaaatattcatttttcctagtttggagaaaaaaagtgTTGCACGATAATACTGTAACCAACTTTAAGATACAATCAGATTCGTCTACGTCTGCGATATTAACAAGGGACTTGCCACTCTCCTTTTCCCTCATTCTCCTAAGTTCTCCCTCaaactaaattattttgtaaaaaattggTTTGCTTGTaggtttttcagattttttggtGGTTGGTTTGggcttaaaaataaaaggctgaaAAACTTTGCTGAGCAATCAACCAAGAAAGGAGGCCAAggaaacaaagtatttttaagtgaaagtGGTCCATAACGTAGTCATGTTTTCTGTGGTTAATTCCAACATGGGTAGCTGGAGGGTTCCTgtaattgattttaaataaatcatttaaaatatgtacattctCTCCACTTGCGAAACAATAAAACATGTTGTCTTATTATAAACCACTTAAAATGTGTTGATGTCCTTGTTAATTCTGAGAAAACCATTCGCTTACTGACAGAAGACATACAACACTCACTCtttctaaaaaaacacaaaaaccaaagaaaaacaaagtttaacctaaaattttatccaaaaaacgtttaaaaaatacaaagctaaCTGTACCCCAAACTCCCCAACCTATAAGGATCTTAGGAAACCTTCCAATCCAGCTGCAGGGAGCCTCTGGAACGTTCTAGAAGGGGAACATCCTAGAAGCCACAGAAGGGAGTCTGCCACCTGGCTTTCTTTCTGAGTTCAAAATAACGGTTCAAAGCAGGTGGCGGGTACTCAGGAAGGATCTTTTTGGGTGTTCCTGGCTGGCCACCAAGGGGTGCCTCCTCAGCCTCAACACTAGGAGGCAGCCCGGGGCCAGGAAGAGCAACCGACTTTTCTACAGAGTGGCTGCCTCGCGCCTCGGCACCAGCTCCTGTACCTGGAGGCCAGGCGGCTTCCCCCACTTGGGGGCTCCCGGCCACCTCTCCTCAGGGCAGCCAGCAGGGACTCCCTGTGTCGGTCCAAAACCTCGAAGAACGAGGCCTCGGGCCCCATAGGTGCAAAGGCCATGAGGGCCGACGGCTGCCAGAAGCGCCAGCAGCCCCTGTCCTAGGCTGCGCCCTTGGGGCGTGGCTGCGTGCCTTTCCCGCGCTTTCTGAGCGGCCGGCGCGTGCGCACGCCACACACCCAGAGGCGGGGCTGGAAGGCGTATGCGCAGAGCACGGCGTGGAGTGCGCAAGCGCAGGACTCTCAGGCGCGGTCCCACCTGTGAGGCCCTGAGGCGGGAGCGCCTGTCTGAGTGTGGGTCGCTCAGGCATCGGCCCTGCGCGGCTGAGCTGAGAGATGCTTGTGTGGCGTGCTGTGGATATTGGACCCAGAGTCCCTTGAGATGATTTAATTATTCTGGGAGTTGGCTATTTAGGGACAGCAATATCAGCGATTTTTCATTAAAACAGGTAATGATGAAGATCCAACTGTGTGGGATAACAGTTCTCGGCACTGGGTTCAGCTGTGATTGAGGCGAACGCAATCCCTGTCCTTACTAACGTTTCATAGCAGTTGAATGCCTCCAAAGCCCTTTGCTCTCAGGTCCCTCTTCTGATTCCCTTAAGAACCCCAGAAAGTTCCTAATGTGTCATCCTAATTTTGCAGGAGCCAGGAAAGGTCCGCTCAGAGCAGGCAGGCCTGGGTTAAAACCCCAGCCCTCCCACTCTGTAGGGCAGACCAATTTAGCAAAGAAAATCCAGGACTACcagttaaattagaatttcagataaacagcaaatactttttttttttttttttagggtaaCTACGTCTCATATAATGTTTGGGATATACTTTTactaaaaagttattttgtaGCCACGCACAGTGgtactcacctgtagtcccagctaccagggaggctgaggcaggaggatggatttAGAGgctccaggagctggaggctgctgtGCACTaggattgtgcctgtgaatagccactggactccaggctgggcaacacagggagatctcttctcaaaaaaaaaaaaaaaaaagttcttttttttttttaatgaaaggtcTCACATATTTATTACTGAACCCAGCCAACCAACGCATTCATAACagattcaaagagaaaaaatatattctcagtAAAACATGTACAACTCTCCAGAGAGTGGTGACATTTTCACCTTGATGTGGTAACGTGATTGTGACCTTCAGACAGCATAAATATGTGTGCCCTCTCATGTGCAATTCCTTATAGGCCCAACTTGGTTCTTCTCCAATGTCTCCTTTTGGAGTTGTACCTGATTTTATCCGGTGTTCTTCCGAATCCACTGGGGacgattttgcttttgtttcttggccAGGAATTGCTTAATCCCGAAAGTCTTGTGGGAAGACATGGCAAGAAGTGGAGTCAAGCACGCACCACGATGGCAGAGAAAGGAACGTTATTTCATtgtttatgtgaaattcaaaCTTAACTGGCATCTTGTATTTTATCTAGTTCCTCTCCCTCTATACCATGTCGTCCGCTCACAGACTTGGTGAGTGGTGCCTTTCCCCTACTTGCTCCAAGCCTTCTAGAGCAGAAGATAGGAATTCTGAAGCCCAAGGAAAGGAGTCCTGACTGGGAAGGGTGAGAGGACAGTGGAGCGAGACCCTGGAACAAGGTGGCTCCAAGGCCTTTGGGGGCCTGGTTCTGCATGGGTGGGGTGCTGGGGCTTGGCCCCAGAAGAGCTACTTGGGAGAactgttttgttctttctgttccTGGTAATTTGATAGTTTTCCAACTAAAACTAGTTTCCCATCATAAATAATGCACTCCCTCTGTTCACAGGGATGGCTGCCTGTGTTGATGGCTGTTCTGCATGTACCAAGCACTGTGTTGACGGCTTTACATTGCTGTTATCACAAATACTTCCTCACTGCCTACCTTGCACCAGGCAAGGTTTATTACCGAGGACACAGCTGTGAACAAGGCAGGTAAACCCCTTCCTTTTAGGGAGCTCAGAGCCTAAAAGGAGGAGAGAACTAAGGGCAATCAGgtgaactcttctttttttttttgagacggagtttcgctcttgtttcccaggctggagttcagtggcacaatcttggctcactgcaatctccacctcttgggttcaagtaattctcctgcctcagcctcctgagtagctgggattacaggcaagtgccatcacacccggctaggtttttgtattttttagtagagacggggtttcaccatgttggccaggctggtctcgaactcctgacctcaggtgatccatcctcctcgccctcccaaagtgctgggattacaggcgtgagccactgcacctggccagatgaACTCTTACATAATTAAGTTGGCAGGGTAAGAAATGCacttaaaataaatcaatgactTTAAGAGGTGAAAAATAGTACACCCAATTCACACATGAAGAGACTGAGGTTTGGAGAAATTAACCCTTTTGTGCAAGATTGGACCTccagtaagtgacagagctgagagTTAAACCTTGACTCCAAattcatgctcttaaccacttgGATATGAGGCACCTGTGGGGGTCTGGCTTGGAGTGTGTCATCATTCTCTGGGGGCTTCTTTGGTGGtggtcttagttttctcatctttcaaaTGAGGGTGTGCGGCAGGTGGGTTCTCATGCATCATCCCCAAAGAGGAACAAGCAAAGGAAAGGCCCTTGCAGGCCGGGAGGTCAATGACACCATCAAGGCTTGTCTGCTGGAAGGTGCCTTTCCCCTGGGACTAGAAACATTTCTGTCCACTTTTCCCTGTCCCCTGAGGACAGAGCCTTTGGTATCACTTAGCATTAGACTCAGGCAGAAGCCAGCAGCCTTGCTAGATCTGACACAGAATGAAAGGTCCTGAGCTGGGTGGGGGCACAAGGAGAGGATCAAAACAGTGAAGTGAAGTGAACAAACCCGTAATAAACCTGGCATTCCTGAGAGGAGAAACCGCAAGGTGCGACTTGAAAGGGCTTGGCTAGGGTTCCCACTGCGCTGACAAAAGCAGGAGGGGCAGCTCACCCTCCAGCAGCTATGCTCTGCCTGTGCCCTGCAGGTATCCTGCTCCACGGCAGGACTTGCAGGCCCTCCCCCAGCAGCTGTGTGCATTACCTTCACATCAAAGTCAACAGTCCCAGCCCCAGGCTGTGAGCAGGAACCAGAAAAACATATTCTGCTCCTAGCAACACATTGCAAATGAAACTGACAAATGCCAACTTGCAGGGCAGTCGCAATACTGAGTTCTCCCTATGGGCCAGGAAGCTTCCCCACAAACCCTACTAGCTGGTGTTTCCTCCAAACTCAGACTCAGTCCCAGAAACACAGTAGAGGCCCAAAACCTTTGTGCAGGCTGGAAAGGAGTATTGTTTAAATTAGGTGCAAAGATCTATTCCACCTCTAACACAtccaaaaaagggaaagaagggaggcaAGGATGGGGAGGCCCTTTCAACTAACCAGACAGGAGAGGATAGCATACTTCTTACATTTAAACAAGGTGGCTTCTCTAGCAAACGTAAgtgaattttatcattttgtagattcatggcagggcacggtggctcacgcctgtaatcccagcactttgggaggccgaggcgagcagatcacttgaacttaggagtttgagaccagcctgggcaacatggtgaaaccacgtctctacaaaaaatacaaaaattagccaggtgtggtgacctgaggtggaaggatcgcttgagtcctgGAGGCAGCGgttagagtgagctgagattcatgccactgcactccagcctgggccacagagcagaccctgtctcaaaaaaaaaaaaaaaaaaaaaaaaaagaaagaaaagaaaaaagaaaaatatgtggtAGATTCTTGTTAGACAAGAAGTAGAGAAAATGctgtaatattttctttacttcttgAGGGTTTATAGccatttttcctttgcattttttaGCTTTCAAAAATTGTAAGACTGCTACATGCTTCTCATAAGATATTGACATAATTTGGAATTGTGTGAGGTGTGAGTGAAAGAGACCTCCCCGCTCCCCATCACTGCAGCTGCACTGGCTCCACCTTCTTGggtcctgctcttttttttttttttttttgagataggatctccctctgtcacccaagctggagtgcagtggggccatcaaagctcactgcagccttgacctcctgggctcaagcgatcctcctgcctcagtctcccaatgtgttagaattacaggtgtgagccactgcttctggtcTGGTCTGCTCTTCTCGCTGCAACCTTTGGATCCTGGAATTGTTCCTTCCTGCTCtaaggcctttgcacttgccttTCCCTTAGCAGCTTGGGACCTcttgtcctttttctttccctactcccctcccttcccctcccaaaTCCAACCTGGCTAACTCTCCTGCAGCCTTCAGATCGCCCTCTGAACATCTCCCTGAGCTACACCCCTGTGTCTTGACTCCTGGTTACCTTGTGCCCACAGCTCCATGTGGCACAtggaatgattgaatgaatgactCCTCATGGGGTTACCTCTGTTACCTATTCCTTGTATTTTATCCCAGGCATTTTTCTATTCATGCCCAAATTAGCAACCTGTCTAGAGTAGGATCTCACTCTGCAGACTGGTATTGCTGCTTCTGGTAATAATAGGAACTGGGGTTCGCTGACGGTCAGACACTGGGCCCAGTGCTTCATGCATAAAATCTCATTTACCCCCTCCCATTTTACAGCAGAGAAAGTTGAGTACCGAGAAGTACAAAAATTGCTGGGTTTCATAGAGATGCAAGTGACAAGGTGCTGACAGGAAGGGTTTCTTTGATCTAAGCCGCTATACGATATTGCCTCAAAGTCAAGGTAACTTAGTACTGATGAAttaatttgcttgtttttgtagcCAGTGATCATGTACCAGGATGTGTGATGTAAAGCAGATCATATCCTGGtgtgaataaaatgaaatctaaTGTTAAGAAGATCaccaaaatatttgcaagcctaTGGGTCATCTTATTAACAAAAGCAGGATGTTCACTTATTTTTAGAGAGTGCTGTCATGCACTACCATGGATCCAACACCAGCTTCCATGACTGTCAACTCATGGCCAACGTTTTTTCACCCACATCCACCCGCTTCCCTGCCCTCACACCAGATTATTTTGAAACCAATCCCAagaatcatattattttattaataagtgTTTCAGcatgtttctaaaaaaaaaggacTCTTAAACACATTATAATTCCATTATCATACTAAAATATATGTTAACAATCATTCTTTAATATCACCAAGTATTCTATCTGTTGAAATTGCCCCAATTGTTTCAGCAATTGTTTTCTTCTCACTTAAAAAAGTTAtctattttaattgacaaataaaaattgtatatatctatcctatacaacatgttgttttgaaatctGTATCCATATTTAGCTTGATTAGCTAAATCATGCTAATGAACATACACCTTagctcacatacttatcattttttgtggtgagaacacacaCAGGTAgtcctaaaatctactctcagcgattttcaagtatacaatacctTGTCATGAACTGCAGGCACCATGTTGTACAGTAGAGCTCTTGACCTTATTCAGCCTGTCTAACTGgaattttatatcttttgacCCCTATCTCCCCAGTCCCCTAGCCCCCCTCTGTTGCTCACCATGCTACTcctacttctatgagtttggcttttttagatttcacatataagcgAGACCATGCGGCATTTGTTatgtttagtttgttttcatcAAGATGTGAATAAGGTCCATCCACACGTGGCTGTTGGTTGATATGACTCTTAAGTCTCCTAAATTCTATACGTTCTTCTCCACTTTTCTTTCCTTGCAATTTACttgttgaagaaactgagtcatTAGTCCCAGAGAGTTTTGTGCAGTTAGGAGTTTGGGGATTGCATCCCTGTGATATCATTTactatgtttttctgtttcaagtATTTCTTATAAATTGAGAGTTGAATTTGGAGGTTTAACTGTTTCTGGTTTGatgttttttcataaaaatatttcacaggtggtttgaaatatttatttttcatttttaggtggagtcctgctctgtcgccgaggctggagtgcagtggtgtgatctccggctcactgcaacctccgcctcctgggctcaagtgattctcctgcctcagcttcctgagtagctgagattacaggtacccaccaccacacccacctaatttttgtatttttagtagagatggggtttcgccatgttg
It contains:
- the SPO11 gene encoding meiotic recombination protein SPO11 isoform X1 produces the protein MAFAPMGPEASFFEVLDRHRESLLAALRRGGREPPSGGSRLASSSEVLASIENIIQDIITSLARNEAPAFTIDNRSSWENIKFEDSVGLQMVSHCTTRKIKSDSPKSAQKFALILKILSMIYKLVQSNTYATKRDIYYTDSQLFGNQTVIDNIINDVSCMLKVSRRSLHILSTSKGLIAGNLRYIEEDGTKVNCTCGATAVAVPSNIQGIRNLVTDAKFVLIVEKDATFQRLLDDNFCNKLSPCIMITGKGVPDLNTRLLVKKLWDTFHVPVFTLVDADPHGIEIMCIYKYGSMSMSFEAHHLTVPAIRWLGLLPSDLKRLNVPKDSLIPLTKRDQMKLDSILRRPYVTCQPFWRKEMEIMADSKMKAEIQALTFLSSDYLSRVYLPNKLKFGGWI